The Streptococcus toyakuensis genome has a window encoding:
- a CDS encoding type II toxin-antitoxin system RelB/DinJ family antitoxin has product MNVLEKNTQVNFKTNRDLLEKAKAIITAQNLDMTASFNLFLEHIVENKALPFETQVDKEREELLLGLRAEIACSFEDLEHGKTYSLDEVRANLGI; this is encoded by the coding sequence ATGAATGTTTTAGAAAAAAACACACAGGTAAATTTTAAGACTAACAGAGACTTGTTAGAAAAGGCTAAAGCTATTATCACAGCGCAAAATCTTGATATGACAGCCAGTTTTAACTTGTTTTTAGAACACATTGTAGAAAATAAAGCCTTGCCATTTGAAACTCAAGTAGACAAAGAAAGAGAAGAACTTCTATTAGGATTGCGTGCCGAAATTGCCTGTAGCTTTGAGGATTTAGAACATGGAAAGACTTACAGCCTTGATGAAGTGAGGGCTAACCTTGGAATTTAA
- a CDS encoding response regulator transcription factor, giving the protein MGKTILLVDDEVEITNIHQRYLIQAGYQVLVAHDGLEALELFKKKPIDLIITDVMMPRMDGYDLISEVQYLSPEQPFLFITAKTSEQDKIYGLSLGADDFIAKPFSPRELVLRVHNILRRLHRGGETELISLGNLKMNHSSHEVQIEEEMLDLTVKSFELLWILASNPERVFSKTDLYEKVWQEDYVDDTNTLNVHIHALRQELAKYSSDQTPTIKTVWGLGYKIEKPRGQT; this is encoded by the coding sequence ATGGGAAAGACAATTTTACTCGTTGACGACGAGGTAGAAATCACCAATATTCATCAGAGATACTTAATTCAGGCAGGTTATCAGGTCTTGGTAGCCCATGATGGACTGGAAGCGCTAGAGCTGTTCAAGAAAAAACCGATTGATTTGATTATCACAGATGTCATGATGCCTCGGATGGATGGTTATGATTTAATCAGTGAAGTTCAATACTTATCACCAGAGCAGCCTTTCCTATTTATTACTGCTAAGACCAGTGAACAGGACAAGATTTACGGTCTGAGCTTGGGAGCAGATGATTTTATTGCTAAGCCCTTTAGCCCTCGTGAGCTGGTTTTGCGGGTCCATAATATTTTGCGCCGCCTTCATCGTGGGGGCGAAACAGAGCTGATTTCCCTTGGTAATCTGAAAATGAATCATAGTAGTCATGAAGTTCAAATAGAAGAAGAAATGCTGGATTTGACTGTTAAATCATTTGAATTGCTGTGGATTTTAGCTAGCAATCCAGAGCGAGTTTTCTCCAAGACAGACCTCTATGAAAAGGTCTGGCAAGAAGACTATGTGGATGATACCAATACCTTGAATGTGCATATCCATGCTCTTCGACAGGAGTTGGCAAAATATAGTAGTGACCAAACGCCCACTATTAAGACCGTTTGGGGGTTGGGATATAAGATAGAGAAACCGAGAGGACAAACATGA
- a CDS encoding type II toxin-antitoxin system RelE/ParE family toxin encodes MEFNENAYSLIISETVQEQLRGIKDYISANYFSEQAGANTVKNILYGLERLEVFPEAGFDADERVGSIIYPPHKTRCIILGDYLAFYHILEDRKAVFISDIIHSKQDYIRLFKKK; translated from the coding sequence TTGGAATTTAACGAGAACGCATATAGCCTTATTATCTCCGAAACGGTACAAGAACAGCTAAGAGGTATTAAAGATTATATCTCAGCTAACTACTTTTCAGAACAGGCAGGAGCAAACACAGTTAAGAATATTCTTTATGGTTTGGAGCGTCTTGAAGTCTTCCCAGAAGCGGGATTTGATGCTGACGAAAGAGTAGGAAGTATTATATACCCACCCCACAAAACTCGATGCATCATTTTAGGCGATTACCTAGCCTTCTATCATATTTTAGAGGATAGAAAAGCTGTCTTTATATCAGATATTATTCATAGCAAACAGGACTACATCCGCTTGTTCAAGAAAAAATAG
- a CDS encoding potassium channel family protein — MSDRTIGILGLGIFGSSVLTALAKQDMNIIAIDDHAERINQFEPVLARGVVGDITDEELLRTAGIDTCDTVVVATGENLESSVLAVMHCKSLGVPRVIAKVKSQTAKKVLEKIGADSVISPEYEMGQSLAQTILFHNNVDVFQLDKNVSIVEMKIPSVWAGQSLSQLDLRGKYNLNVLGFREQENSQLDVQFGPNDLLKADAYILAVINNQYLDDLAELNS; from the coding sequence ATGTCAGATCGTACGATTGGAATTTTAGGCTTGGGGATTTTTGGGAGTAGTGTCCTGACGGCTCTAGCCAAGCAAGATATGAATATCATTGCCATTGACGACCACGCCGAGCGCATCAATCAATTTGAGCCTGTTTTGGCGCGTGGAGTTGTGGGCGATATTACAGATGAGGAACTCCTCAGAACCGCTGGAATTGATACCTGTGATACGGTTGTCGTCGCAACAGGGGAAAATCTAGAGTCGAGTGTGCTTGCAGTTATGCATTGTAAGAGTCTAGGGGTACCAAGGGTTATTGCCAAGGTCAAAAGCCAGACAGCTAAGAAGGTGCTAGAAAAAATCGGTGCTGACTCGGTGATTTCACCTGAGTATGAAATGGGCCAGTCTCTAGCGCAGACCATTCTCTTTCATAACAATGTTGATGTCTTTCAGCTGGACAAAAATGTGTCTATCGTAGAGATGAAAATTCCTAGTGTTTGGGCAGGTCAAAGCCTGAGCCAGCTGGATCTACGTGGGAAATACAATCTCAATGTCCTAGGATTTCGTGAACAGGAAAATTCACAACTGGATGTCCAGTTTGGACCCAATGACCTCTTGAAAGCAGATGCCTATATCTTGGCAGTCATTAACAACCAGTATCTAGACGACTTGGCAGAATTGAATTCGTAA
- a CDS encoding glycosyltransferase family 2 protein — protein sequence MKLLSIAIPSYNAAVYLHYCVESLVIGGEQVEILIINDGSQDQTQEIAERLASKYPNLVRAIYQENKGHGGAVNRGLAEASGRYFKVVDSDDWVDPRAYLKILETLQELESEGQEVDAFVTNFVYEKEGQSRKKSMSYESVLPVQQIFGWDQVGNFSKGQYIMMHSLIYRTDLLRASQFQLPEHTFYVDNLFVFTPLQQVKTMYYLPVDFYRYLIGREDQSVNEQVMIKRIDQQLKVNRLLVDQLDLSQVSHPKMREYLLNHIEITTVISSALLNRAGTAEHLAKKRELWTYIQQENPEVFQAIRKTMLSRLTKHSVLPARKLSNVVYQITKSVYGFN from the coding sequence ATGAAGTTATTGTCTATCGCCATTCCTAGCTATAATGCAGCAGTCTATCTTCATTACTGTGTGGAGTCGTTAGTGATTGGTGGTGAGCAAGTTGAGATTTTGATTATCAATGACGGGTCTCAGGACCAGACTCAGGAAATCGCTGAGCGTTTAGCTAGCAAGTATCCTAACCTCGTTAGAGCCATCTATCAGGAAAATAAAGGCCATGGAGGTGCTGTCAATCGCGGCTTGGCGGAGGCTTCTGGGCGCTATTTTAAAGTAGTTGATAGTGATGACTGGGTGGATCCTCGTGCTTATTTGAAAATTCTTGAAACCTTGCAGGAACTAGAGAGTGAGGGGCAGGAAGTTGATGCCTTTGTGACTAATTTTGTCTATGAAAAGGAAGGTCAGTCTCGTAAGAAGAGTATGAGTTACGAGTCAGTCTTGCCTGTCCAGCAGATTTTTGGCTGGGATCAGGTCGGAAATTTCTCAAAAGGCCAGTATATCATGATGCACTCGCTGATTTACCGGACAGATTTGTTGCGAGCGAGCCAGTTCCAATTGCCTGAGCATACTTTTTATGTCGATAATCTTTTTGTCTTTACACCCCTTCAGCAGGTCAAAACCATGTACTATCTACCTGTCGATTTCTATCGTTATTTGATTGGGCGTGAGGACCAGTCTGTCAATGAGCAAGTGATGATTAAGCGCATTGATCAGCAACTGAAAGTCAATCGACTCTTGGTAGACCAGCTTGATTTATCCCAAGTGAGTCACCCCAAAATGCGAGAATATTTGCTGAATCATATTGAGATTACGACGGTGATTTCCAGTGCCCTGCTCAACCGAGCAGGCACAGCAGAGCATCTTGCTAAAAAACGGGAGCTGTGGACCTATATTCAGCAGGAAAATCCAGAGGTTTTTCAGGCTATCCGCAAGACCATGCTCAGCCGTTTGACCAAACATTCTGTCTTGCCAGCTCGCAAACTGTCCAATGTTGTCTATCAAATCACCAAATCTGTTTATGGATTTAATTGA
- a CDS encoding Panacea domain-containing protein → MQPPLFIANYIIEYSNDKSYSINNLILQKILYFANVIKIVDTKNPLFEEQMEKWKYGPVVPSVYHEYKRFGAFQITKQDIVKEYFHFENIENNSLGNIKIFKYQPQDIPELDANLLKKVIDRFSDVDIFDIVEKTHKQEPWKKYEKLISDGVQGIKYTNEEILNYFNNHPEELEWLR, encoded by the coding sequence ATGCAACCACCATTATTTATTGCGAACTATATAATTGAATATTCTAACGATAAGAGCTATTCAATTAACAACCTCATATTACAAAAAATATTATATTTTGCCAATGTAATTAAAATTGTTGACACTAAAAATCCTCTTTTTGAGGAACAAATGGAGAAATGGAAATATGGTCCCGTTGTACCAAGTGTATATCATGAATATAAAAGATTCGGAGCTTTTCAAATAACAAAACAGGATATTGTTAAAGAATATTTTCATTTTGAGAATATAGAAAATAATTCATTAGGAAACATAAAAATATTTAAGTATCAACCACAAGATATTCCAGAACTTGATGCTAATTTGTTAAAGAAAGTTATTGATAGATTTTCTGATGTAGATATTTTTGATATAGTGGAGAAAACTCATAAACAGGAACCATGGAAAAAGTACGAAAAGTTAATTAGTGATGGTGTTCAAGGGATAAAATACACAAATGAAGAGATATTGAATTATTTTAACAACCATCCAGAGGAGTTAGAATGGCTCAGATAA
- a CDS encoding toxic anion resistance protein, giving the protein MTEFNFDIDQIANNTVAKVDKTTQIIETNTGSDKTLTFLEKLSPEQQEGIKAHVPQLVDQFVTNQNALLDFGQSAVEGVNNTVNRILSEQKKLQIPQVDDLLKNTNRELQGFVVKYKNAEIAELEEKPNFLQRLFNKSKNTLQEFYFDSKTVEQKLDGMAAAVVKQEDVLARNIVSAEMLIEDNTKSIENLVGVISFIEASQTEAGKRAAELKAQADQLDTSTVEYQTKSQELARMAEVVNTLEQQHTEYVSRLYVAWATTPQMRNLVKVSSDMRQKLGMLRRNTIPTMKLSIAQLGILQQSMKSGVVADAIVNANNAALQMLAETSKEVIPQMERIAQSPTVAVESVTKLAESLVAQNQGIVAAIELGRQKRAQLETTIVKSAEMINDSVKLRDEKMVQALLEQGKAAQKEVQE; this is encoded by the coding sequence ATGACAGAATTTAATTTTGATATTGACCAGATTGCCAATAATACGGTAGCTAAGGTGGATAAAACAACCCAAATCATCGAGACAAATACTGGCTCAGACAAGACCTTGACCTTCCTTGAAAAGTTGAGCCCTGAGCAGCAAGAAGGAATCAAGGCGCACGTGCCCCAGTTAGTAGACCAGTTTGTCACAAATCAAAATGCTCTTTTAGATTTTGGCCAATCTGCTGTAGAAGGTGTGAATAATACGGTCAATCGTATCTTGTCAGAGCAAAAGAAACTGCAGATTCCCCAAGTGGATGACTTACTCAAGAATACCAACCGTGAGTTGCAAGGCTTTGTAGTCAAATACAAGAACGCTGAAATTGCTGAGTTAGAAGAAAAACCAAACTTTTTGCAACGCTTGTTTAACAAGAGCAAGAATACCCTACAAGAATTTTACTTTGATTCAAAAACAGTGGAGCAAAAGCTCGATGGTATGGCTGCCGCAGTGGTCAAGCAAGAAGATGTCTTAGCTCGAAATATCGTTTCAGCTGAGATGTTGATTGAGGACAATACTAAATCCATTGAAAATCTAGTGGGAGTGATTTCCTTTATCGAAGCTAGTCAGACAGAAGCTGGCAAACGCGCTGCCGAACTGAAGGCCCAAGCTGACCAACTTGATACAAGTACGGTAGAATACCAAACCAAGTCACAAGAATTGGCCCGTATGGCTGAAGTGGTCAATACTCTTGAACAACAACATACTGAGTATGTCAGCCGTCTCTATGTTGCCTGGGCAACAACACCTCAGATGCGCAATCTTGTGAAGGTGTCATCTGATATGCGCCAAAAATTGGGCATGCTTCGTCGTAATACGATTCCGACAATGAAGCTTTCTATTGCCCAACTTGGTATTTTGCAACAATCAATGAAATCAGGTGTCGTGGCAGATGCCATTGTCAATGCCAATAATGCTGCCCTTCAGATGCTAGCTGAAACCAGCAAGGAAGTGATTCCGCAGATGGAGAGAATTGCACAAAGCCCGACAGTCGCTGTCGAATCGGTTACTAAACTGGCTGAAAGTCTGGTCGCTCAAAACCAAGGTATCGTCGCAGCTATTGAATTGGGTCGTCAGAAACGTGCCCAACTAGAAACAACCATTGTCAAGTCCGCAGAAATGATCAACGATTCTGTCAAACTACGCGATGAGAAAATGGTCCAAGCTCTTCTAGAACAAGGCAAGGCCGCCCAGAAAGAAGTACAAGAATAA
- a CDS encoding tyrosine-type recombinase/integrase — translation MNNGGCITESPFTLIISRSLRTTKHFSIFLSQYPNNKTLATRLNTRFKHAGVPNIGFHGFRHTHASLLLNSGIPYKELQHRLGHSTLAMTMDTYSHLSKEKAKTAVSFYEKAVSSL, via the coding sequence ATAAATAATGGTGGTTGCATTACTGAATCTCCTTTTACTCTTATTATATCACGTAGTTTAAGGACTACAAAACATTTTAGTATTTTTCTTTCTCAATACCCAAACAATAAAACACTAGCAACTCGTTTAAACACACGTTTCAAACATGCTGGTGTACCTAATATTGGATTCCATGGTTTTAGACACACACACGCTAGTCTCTTGCTAAACTCTGGTATACCATATAAAGAATTACAACACCGTCTAGGTCATTCTACACTAGCTATGACTATGGACACTTACAGTCATCTCTCCAAAGAAAAAGCAAAAACAGCCGTCTCATTTTATGAGAAAGCTGTGAGTTCGTTATAA
- a CDS encoding HAMP domain-containing sensor histidine kinase translates to MKLKSYILVGYIISTLLTILVVFWAVQKMLIEKSEIYFLLGMTIVASLVGAGISLFLLSPVFTSLGKLKEHAKRVADKDFPSNLEVQGPLEFQQLGQAFNEMSHDLQASFDSLEESEREKGLMIAQLSHDIKTPITSIQATVEGILDGVIKEGEQDHYLATIGRQTERLNKLVEELNFLTLNTARNQVETTSKDSIFLDQLLIECMSEFQFLIEQERRDVHLQVIPESARIEGDYAKLSRILVNLVNNAFKYSAPGTKLEVVAKLEKNQLSISVTDEGQGIAPEDLENIFKRLYRVETSRNMKTGGHGLGLAIARELAHQLGGEITVTSQYGLGSTFTLLLNLSGVNSQTKFHR, encoded by the coding sequence ATGAAACTAAAAAGTTATATTTTGGTTGGATATATTATTTCAACCCTCTTAACCATTTTGGTTGTTTTTTGGGCTGTTCAAAAAATGCTGATTGAGAAAAGCGAGATTTACTTTTTGCTTGGGATGACCATCGTTGCCAGCCTTGTCGGTGCTGGGATTAGTCTCTTTCTCCTATCACCGGTCTTTACGTCGTTGGGCAAACTCAAGGAACATGCCAAGCGGGTAGCGGACAAGGATTTTCCTTCAAATCTGGAGGTTCAAGGCCCTTTAGAATTTCAACAATTAGGGCAAGCTTTTAATGAAATGTCCCATGATTTGCAGGCAAGCTTTGATTCCTTGGAAGAAAGCGAACGAGAAAAGGGCTTGATGATTGCTCAACTTTCGCATGATATTAAGACTCCCATCACTTCAATCCAAGCGACGGTAGAAGGGATTTTGGATGGGGTTATCAAGGAAGGAGAACAGGACCATTATCTAGCAACTATTGGGCGCCAGACGGAAAGACTCAATAAACTGGTTGAAGAGTTGAATTTTTTGACTCTAAATACAGCTAGAAATCAGGTAGAAACTACCAGCAAGGACAGTATTTTTCTGGACCAGCTCTTGATTGAGTGCATGAGTGAATTTCAGTTCTTGATTGAGCAAGAAAGAAGAGATGTCCACTTGCAGGTAATCCCAGAGTCTGCCCGGATTGAGGGAGATTATGCTAAGCTTTCTCGTATCTTGGTGAATCTGGTCAATAACGCTTTTAAATACTCTGCTCCAGGAACCAAGCTGGAAGTGGTGGCTAAGCTGGAGAAGAACCAGCTTTCAATCAGTGTGACGGATGAGGGACAGGGCATTGCCCCAGAGGATTTGGAGAATATTTTCAAACGCCTTTATCGTGTAGAGACTTCGCGTAATATGAAAACAGGTGGTCATGGCTTAGGTCTTGCGATTGCGCGTGAATTGGCCCATCAATTGGGTGGAGAAATCACAGTTACTAGCCAGTACGGCCTCGGAAGCACCTTTACCCTCCTTCTTAACCTCTCTGGGGTAAATTCCCAAACTAAGTTCCACCGCTAG
- a CDS encoding PavB family fibronectin-binding SSURE repeat adhesin, producing the protein MKFNPNQRYTRWSIRRLSVGVASVVVASGFFVLVGQPSSVRADVVNPTPAQVLPEGESVTKEGDLAETQGDTVLAEAKPEAVAGNTNSLPTTTEGTEVSEETSPSRLDTLFEKGEEAQENPELTDVLKDAVDTDDVAGTQATPEDIEKAVDKDVKDSIDVPAGYLEQAKVPGPFLAGVNKPLKYELFAGDGMLTRLLLKASDKAPWSDNGVAQNEKIPPVKNLPDDKYYYQVSLNGNTTGKQGQDLLDTLRTNGTNTYVATLTVYEAAGDKPDLTKVVKERKVNITLNGLVTRSDVNSAVENNVKDSIDVPAAYLEKAEGKGPFTAGVNQVIPYELFAGDGMLTRLLLKASDKAPWSDNGVAKNPALSPLGENVKTKGQYFYEVDLNGNTVGKQGQALIDQLRANGTQTYKATVKVYGNKDGKADLTNLVATKNVDININGLVAKETVEKAVKDNIKDSIDVPAAYLEKAEGKGPFTAGVNQVIPYELFAGDGMLTRLLLKASDKAPWSDNGVAKNPALSPLGENVKTKGQYFYEVDLNGNTVGKQGQALIDQLRANGTQTYNATVKVYGNKDGKADLTNVVATKQVTIKINVKETSDTANGSFSPSNSGSGVTPMNHSHATGATHQTATDHKDMMAPAKETDKAMPANDQMEKSGMKTETPAPGTTDSMPADTMTSSTNTMAGENMAASANKMSDTMMSDKMMSDDKAMLPNTGEAQTSMASIGFLGLALAGLLGGLGLKNKKEEN; encoded by the coding sequence ATGAAATTCAATCCAAATCAAAGATATACTCGTTGGTCTATTCGCCGTCTTAGTGTCGGTGTTGCCTCAGTTGTTGTGGCAAGTGGCTTTTTTGTCCTAGTTGGTCAGCCAAGTTCTGTACGTGCCGATGTGGTCAATCCAACCCCTGCTCAAGTCTTACCTGAAGGGGAATCGGTAACGAAAGAGGGTGACTTAGCAGAAACTCAGGGAGACACCGTTCTTGCTGAAGCGAAACCTGAGGCCGTTGCTGGAAATACGAATTCACTTCCGACAACTACAGAAGGAACTGAAGTGAGCGAGGAAACAAGCCCTTCTCGTCTGGATACACTTTTTGAAAAAGGTGAAGAAGCTCAAGAAAATCCAGAGCTAACAGATGTCTTAAAAGACGCTGTAGATACAGATGATGTGGCAGGGACACAAGCAACTCCAGAAGATATTGAAAAAGCTGTCGATAAGGATGTTAAAGACAGTATTGATGTCCCAGCGGGCTACCTAGAACAAGCCAAAGTTCCCGGTCCTTTCTTGGCTGGTGTAAACAAACCACTTAAATATGAACTTTTCGCAGGCGATGGTATGTTGACTCGTCTCTTGCTCAAAGCATCTGACAAGGCTCCATGGTCAGATAACGGTGTCGCTCAAAACGAGAAAATTCCACCAGTGAAAAATTTACCTGATGACAAGTATTACTATCAAGTATCTTTGAATGGTAACACCACAGGTAAGCAGGGTCAGGATTTATTAGATACACTTCGTACTAATGGTACAAATACCTATGTAGCTACCCTAACTGTCTATGAAGCAGCCGGAGATAAACCTGATTTGACTAAGGTTGTCAAGGAACGTAAAGTAAATATTACCTTGAACGGTCTTGTAACAAGAAGCGATGTTAACTCTGCAGTTGAAAACAACGTTAAAGACAGTATTGATGTTCCTGCTGCTTATCTTGAAAAAGCTGAAGGAAAAGGTCCTTTCACAGCCGGTGTAAACCAAGTAATTCCTTATGAACTATTCGCTGGTGATGGTATGTTGACTCGTCTCTTGCTCAAAGCTTCTGATAAGGCTCCTTGGTCTGATAATGGTGTAGCTAAAAATCCTGCTTTATCTCCATTAGGAGAAAACGTGAAAACCAAAGGTCAATACTTCTATGAAGTAGACTTAAATGGCAATACTGTTGGTAAACAAGGTCAAGCTTTAATTGATCAGCTTCGTGCTAATGGTACTCAAACTTATAAAGCTACTGTTAAAGTTTACGGAAATAAAGACGGTAAAGCTGACTTGACTAATCTAGTTGCTACTAAAAATGTAGACATCAACATCAATGGATTAGTTGCTAAAGAAACTGTCGAAAAAGCTGTTAAAGATAACATTAAAGACAGTATCGATGTTCCTGCTGCTTATCTTGAAAAAGCTGAAGGAAAAGGTCCATTCACAGCCGGTGTAAACCAAGTAATTCCTTATGAACTATTCGCTGGTGATGGTATGTTGACTCGTCTATTACTAAAAGCTTCTGACAAGGCTCCATGGTCTGATAATGGTGTAGCTAAAAATCCTGCTTTATCTCCATTAGGAGAAAATGTGAAAACAAAAGGTCAATATTTCTATGAAGTAGACTTAAATGGCAATACTGTTGGTAAACAAGGTCAAGCTTTAATCGATCAGCTTCGTGCTAATGGTACTCAGACTTACAATGCTACTGTTAAAGTTTACGGTAACAAAGATGGTAAAGCTGACTTGACAAATGTCGTAGCAACTAAACAAGTTACTATTAAGATAAATGTTAAAGAAACATCAGACACAGCGAATGGTTCTTTCTCACCTTCTAACTCTGGCTCTGGCGTGACTCCGATGAATCACAGTCATGCTACAGGTGCGACTCATCAAACAGCTACTGACCATAAGGACATGATGGCACCAGCCAAAGAGACTGATAAAGCAATGCCAGCAAATGACCAAATGGAAAAATCAGGTATGAAGACTGAGACTCCAGCTCCAGGTACTACAGATAGCATGCCTGCTGACACTATGACAAGCTCTACCAATACGATGGCAGGTGAAAACATGGCTGCTTCTGCTAACAAGATGTCTGATACGATGATGTCAGACAAGATGATGTCAGATGATAAAGCTATGCTACCAAATACTGGTGAAGCTCAAACATCAATGGCAAGTATTGGTTTCCTTGGGCTTGCACTTGCAGGTTTACTCGGTGGTCTAGGTTTGAAAAACAAAAAAGAAGAAAACTAA
- the rpsD gene encoding 30S ribosomal protein S4, with amino-acid sequence MSRYTGPSWKQARRLGLSLTGTGKELARRNYVPGQHGPNNRSKLSEYGLQLAEKQKLRFTYGVGEKQFRNLFVQATKIKGGILGFNFMLLLERRLDNVVYRLGLATTRRQARQFVNHGHILVDGKRVDIPSYRVTPGQVISVREKSLKVPAILEAVEATLGRPAFVSFDAEKLEGSLTRLPERDEINPEINEALVVEFYNKML; translated from the coding sequence ATGTCACGTTATACAGGACCATCTTGGAAACAAGCTCGTCGCCTTGGCCTTTCACTTACAGGTACAGGTAAAGAATTGGCACGTCGTAACTACGTACCAGGACAACACGGACCAAACAACCGTTCTAAATTATCAGAATACGGTTTGCAATTGGCTGAAAAACAAAAACTTCGTTTCACTTACGGTGTAGGTGAAAAACAATTCCGTAACTTGTTCGTACAAGCTACAAAAATCAAAGGCGGCATCCTAGGTTTCAACTTCATGCTTCTTTTGGAACGTCGTTTGGATAACGTTGTTTACCGTCTTGGTCTTGCGACTACTCGTCGTCAAGCTCGTCAATTCGTAAACCACGGTCACATCCTTGTTGACGGAAAACGCGTTGATATCCCATCATACCGCGTAACTCCAGGTCAAGTGATCTCAGTTCGTGAAAAATCATTGAAAGTTCCAGCAATCCTTGAAGCAGTAGAAGCTACTCTTGGACGCCCAGCATTCGTATCATTCGACGCTGAAAAATTGGAAGGTTCATTGACTCGTTTGCCAGAACGCGACGAAATCAACCCAGAAATCAACGAAGCACTTGTCGTTGAATTCTACAACAAAATGCTTTAA